The Anaerolineales bacterium genome includes the window GTTCGCCGTCGAGGGGTATTGGAACCACCGCAAGAACGCCGCCAACCAGGAGCCGCGGATCATGCCGGTGTGACGCGGAGGACGCTCGGAAATAGACCGGGGGGAAGGTCGTCCGGCATGCAACGCGCCGCCGTATGCCGGCAGCCATCGCGTTCATTGGTCTGATCGTTTTTTTTATGCGGATGACCCGTCAATCGGGAGTGGTCAGAATTTAAACGGCGTGAAATCCGTCTCGCGGTCGAAATAATCCTCGTTCTCCTTGCGCTTCAGCCAATTGACCACCCGGTAGGTGACCGGCGTGGCCAACACCTCGTAGGCGACCTTGGAAAGCCACTCGCCGAGCATGATCGGCAGCACGTCGCCGGGCGCGACCAGGCCTCCGAAGGCGAGAATCCCAACGAAGATCCCCGTATCGGCGATTTGGGCCACGAAGGTGGAGCCGATCGTGCGCATCCAAAGGCGGCGCCCCCCGCTCCAGATCTTCATCTTGGCCATCACGAACGAGTTGAGGAATTCCCCGGCCAGGTAGGCGGCGAACGACGCCAGCAAAATCAGCGGGGTGTAGCCGAGGATCGCGTCGTAGGCGGTTTGCGACGCCGCGGACGATTCAAACCCCGGCAGGGCCCAGGTGGAGGAAGGCGGCAGCGCGCCGGCCGCGAGGAACGAAACCACTGCCAGCAAATTGCAGCCGAACCCGATCCAGATCACTTGCCGCGCCTTGGCGTAGCCGTACACCTCGGTGAGCACATCGCCGAAGATGTAGGACACCGAGAAGATCAGCAGGGCCGCGGTGAGCTTGAAGGGTCCGAGCTCGATTTGCTTAACGGCGACGATGTTCGAAACAATCAGCGCGGTAACGAAGACGGCGGTGACGAGCGGGAAAAAGCGGTGTTGTTTCATGACATCCTTCTATCTATCTCCCTCACTCCTTCACTCCCCCTCTCCCAGCATCAGCTGGAAGAGGGGGTTGGGGCGTGAGGGTGTCCCACAGACGGCAAAAGGCGCATTTGCCCGGCGCGGAGGTGGGTTGCCCGCATTTCTCGCACTCGTGCAGGTCGGCATCCCCCGACGCGCCCGGGGCGAACAGCCCCTGCTCCTTGGCTTGCAGAAAGGCCAGGTAGAACTGCAGTTTGGCCCCCGGGCGGTCCTCTTCCATCCGGTTAAGCAGGTTCTTGTAATACAGGGTCGAGGAACC containing:
- a CDS encoding queuosine precursor transporter; this encodes MKQHRFFPLVTAVFVTALIVSNIVAVKQIELGPFKLTAALLIFSVSYIFGDVLTEVYGYAKARQVIWIGFGCNLLAVVSFLAAGALPPSSTWALPGFESSAASQTAYDAILGYTPLILLASFAAYLAGEFLNSFVMAKMKIWSGGRRLWMRTIGSTFVAQIADTGIFVGILAFGGLVAPGDVLPIMLGEWLSKVAYEVLATPVTYRVVNWLKRKENEDYFDRETDFTPFKF